Proteins from a genomic interval of Leifsonia shinshuensis:
- a CDS encoding DnaJ C-terminal domain-containing protein → MASQDWFDKDFYKVLGVSKDVSEAELKKTYRKLARKYHPDSNPGDPAAEAKFKEISEAHSVLSDPEQRKEYDQIRAMGSGARFTAPGSAGQGGFDDVFGGMFGGGQGGQRYTFQQGGQGGFDDVFSGLFGNGRFGTTSGGFRGYGGPTRGNDVTAHTTIDFVTATKGETISLQAGDGKPFKVKIPAGVADGQKIKLRGKGQPSPDGGEAGDIVLTVTVRKHPVFERDGLNLRVTVPVTFVEAALGATIEVPTLGGDPVKLRVAPGTPSGRVLRVKGRGVQTAKGTGDLLAVVQIAVPSHLSADAKEALEAFAAKLPDENPRDDILAKARG, encoded by the coding sequence GTGGCAAGCCAGGACTGGTTCGACAAGGACTTCTACAAGGTCCTAGGCGTCTCCAAGGACGTCAGCGAGGCGGAGCTCAAGAAGACCTACCGCAAGCTCGCGCGCAAGTACCACCCGGACTCCAACCCCGGCGACCCGGCGGCGGAGGCCAAGTTCAAGGAGATCAGCGAGGCCCACTCGGTGCTGAGCGATCCCGAGCAGCGCAAGGAGTACGACCAGATCCGGGCGATGGGGTCCGGCGCACGGTTCACCGCCCCCGGCTCGGCCGGTCAGGGCGGGTTCGACGACGTGTTCGGCGGGATGTTCGGCGGCGGCCAGGGCGGCCAGCGCTACACCTTCCAGCAGGGCGGCCAGGGCGGCTTCGATGACGTCTTCAGCGGCCTGTTCGGCAACGGCCGGTTCGGCACGACGAGCGGCGGCTTCCGCGGCTACGGCGGCCCGACGCGCGGCAACGACGTCACCGCGCACACCACCATCGACTTCGTCACCGCCACCAAGGGCGAGACCATCAGCCTGCAGGCCGGGGACGGCAAGCCGTTCAAGGTCAAGATCCCCGCGGGCGTCGCCGACGGCCAGAAGATCAAGCTGCGCGGCAAGGGCCAGCCCAGCCCGGACGGCGGCGAGGCCGGCGACATCGTCCTCACCGTCACCGTGCGCAAGCACCCGGTGTTCGAGCGCGACGGGCTGAACCTCCGCGTCACCGTGCCGGTCACCTTCGTGGAGGCCGCCCTCGGCGCGACCATCGAGGTGCCGACGCTCGGCGGCGACCCGGTCAAGCTCCGCGTGGCGCCCGGCACTCCGAGCGGCCGCGTGCTGCGCGTGAAGGGCCGCGGCGTCCAGACCGCGAAGGGCACCGGCGACCTCCTGGCCGTCGTGCAGATCGCGGTGCCGTCGCACCTGTCCGCCGACGCCAAGGAGGCGCTGGAGGCCTTCGCCGCCAAACTGCCCGACGAGAACCCGCGCGACGACATCCTCGCGAAGGCGAGGGGCTGA
- a CDS encoding heat shock protein transcriptional repressor HspR, translating to MDENTQVFVISIAAELAGMHPQTLRQYDRLGLVSPRRTAGKSRRYSMRDVQKLQEIARLGSEGVSLEGIRRILELEDHVAALSDRVRELESALADELLNRPGRRVFAAGSEGEVVSMRAGTRVRRSNQIVVWRPLER from the coding sequence ATGGACGAGAACACCCAGGTCTTCGTGATCTCGATCGCCGCGGAGCTGGCGGGCATGCACCCGCAGACCCTCCGGCAGTACGACCGGCTGGGGCTGGTCAGCCCGCGCCGGACGGCGGGCAAGTCGCGTCGCTACTCGATGCGCGACGTCCAGAAGCTGCAGGAGATCGCGCGGCTGGGCTCGGAGGGCGTCAGCCTGGAGGGCATCCGCCGCATCCTGGAGCTGGAGGACCACGTCGCCGCGCTGAGCGATCGGGTGCGGGAGCTGGAGTCGGCCCTCGCCGACGAACTGCTCAACCGGCCGGGCCGGCGCGTCTTCGCCGCCGGATCGGAGGGCGAGGTCGTCTCCATGCGCGCCGGCACCCGGGTGCGGCGCAGCAACCAGATCGTGGTCTGGCGGCCGCTGGAGCGGTAA
- a CDS encoding alkaline phosphatase family protein, with product MAPIRRTARPRFLAASAAIAGGALLVGVTAAPSLADEGHGGDHDGRTAVKHVLLLSVDGLHQKDLDWYVRTHPASALAALAAHGTDYTHASTPVPSDSFPGMVAQVTGGNPGTTGVYYDDTFNHALLPAGTTNCVGVKPGAEVAYTEAADKNQNSIDAGQGLSGLPGSILSMTGTPATLLDPAQLPVDPATCKPVYPHQYIKVNTVFEVAKHAGLHTAWSDKHPAYEILNGPSGTGVDDLFTPEINSKAAAPFTGDWTQDNLATQQYDGYKVKAVLNEIDGKDHSGASAAPVPAIFGMNFQTVSTAQKLPTSDGLTGGYLADGSTPGPLLSKALDYVDASLGAFTSELKKTGHAGDTTIIVSAKHGQSPTDPAALKRVDDGPIIAGLNTAWKAAHSGATDLVAFSTDDDIMQLWLNDHTQAAADFAKQYLATHSAAGNTISKAPTTVQASGLTTIYAGAGVAKYFGTASTDPRIPDVLGIAQTGVVYTGGTAKIAEHGGASADDRNVPILVSTPGAKHAQRIGAPVETTQIAPTILDQLGLDPRALQAVKIEGTEALPASRR from the coding sequence ATGGCCCCCATCAGACGGACCGCCCGCCCGCGGTTCCTCGCCGCGAGCGCCGCCATCGCCGGCGGCGCGCTGCTCGTCGGCGTCACCGCCGCGCCCTCCCTCGCCGACGAAGGCCACGGTGGCGACCATGACGGCCGCACCGCGGTCAAGCACGTCCTCCTGCTCTCCGTGGACGGCCTCCACCAGAAGGACCTCGACTGGTACGTCCGCACCCACCCGGCCTCCGCCCTGGCCGCGCTGGCCGCGCACGGCACCGACTACACCCACGCCTCCACTCCGGTCCCCTCCGACTCGTTCCCCGGGATGGTCGCTCAGGTCACCGGCGGCAACCCCGGCACCACCGGCGTGTACTACGACGACACCTTCAACCACGCACTGCTCCCGGCCGGGACCACGAACTGCGTCGGCGTGAAGCCGGGCGCCGAGGTGGCCTACACGGAGGCCGCGGACAAGAACCAGAACAGCATCGACGCCGGCCAGGGACTCTCCGGGCTCCCCGGCAGCATCCTGTCGATGACCGGGACCCCGGCCACGCTGCTCGACCCGGCCCAGCTGCCGGTCGACCCGGCCACCTGCAAGCCGGTCTACCCGCACCAGTACATCAAGGTGAACACGGTGTTCGAGGTCGCCAAGCATGCCGGCCTCCACACCGCGTGGAGCGACAAGCACCCGGCCTACGAGATCCTCAACGGCCCGTCCGGCACGGGCGTCGACGACCTCTTCACGCCGGAGATCAACAGCAAGGCCGCCGCGCCGTTCACCGGCGACTGGACCCAGGACAACCTGGCCACCCAGCAGTACGACGGCTACAAGGTGAAGGCCGTGCTCAACGAGATCGACGGCAAGGACCACTCCGGCGCCAGCGCCGCACCGGTGCCCGCCATCTTCGGCATGAACTTCCAGACGGTCTCGACCGCCCAGAAGCTGCCGACCTCCGACGGGCTGACCGGCGGCTACCTCGCCGACGGCTCCACCCCCGGCCCGCTGCTGAGCAAGGCGCTCGACTACGTCGACGCGTCGTTGGGCGCTTTCACCTCCGAGCTGAAGAAGACCGGCCACGCGGGTGACACGACGATCATCGTGTCGGCCAAGCACGGCCAGTCCCCGACCGACCCGGCCGCCCTCAAGCGCGTCGACGACGGCCCGATCATCGCCGGCCTGAACACCGCGTGGAAGGCCGCCCACTCGGGCGCGACCGACCTTGTCGCCTTCTCGACGGACGACGACATCATGCAGCTCTGGCTGAACGACCACACCCAGGCGGCCGCCGACTTCGCCAAGCAGTACCTCGCGACGCACAGCGCCGCGGGCAACACCATCTCGAAGGCGCCCACCACGGTGCAGGCCTCCGGCCTGACCACGATCTACGCCGGCGCCGGCGTCGCGAAGTACTTCGGCACCGCGTCGACCGACCCGCGCATCCCGGACGTCCTGGGCATCGCGCAGACGGGCGTCGTCTACACCGGCGGCACCGCGAAGATCGCGGAGCACGGCGGCGCGAGCGCCGACGACCGCAACGTCCCGATCCTCGTGTCGACCCCCGGCGCGAAGCACGCGCAGCGGATCGGCGCCCCGGTCGAGACGACGCAGATCGCGCCGACGATCCTGGACCAGCTCGGGCTCGACCCGCGCGCGCTCCAGGCGGTGAAGATCGAGGGCACGGAGGCCCTCCCGGCTTCGCGGCGCTAG
- a CDS encoding SdpI family protein has product MDVLIALVAVGAALAVHLAARRRLPRNGILGIRTTAVRRSDSAWVRGHRAAVAPTLLTAIVVVVLAAASVVWDDGSAGLTSIAVAVLFAGVFIGTVRANRSAGRPPHR; this is encoded by the coding sequence GTGGACGTCCTCATCGCCCTCGTCGCGGTCGGCGCCGCGCTCGCCGTCCACCTCGCCGCGCGAAGGCGCCTCCCGAGGAACGGCATCCTCGGCATCCGGACGACCGCCGTCCGGCGCAGCGACTCCGCCTGGGTCCGCGGGCATCGTGCCGCCGTGGCGCCCACCTTGCTGACCGCGATCGTCGTGGTCGTGCTCGCTGCTGCCTCAGTGGTGTGGGACGACGGGTCGGCCGGGTTGACCTCCATCGCCGTCGCAGTGCTCTTCGCGGGCGTGTTCATCGGAACGGTGCGGGCGAACCGCTC